From the Tindallia californiensis genome, one window contains:
- the truA gene encoding tRNA pseudouridine(38-40) synthase TruA: MRNLKMTIEYDGTNYCGWQIQKNGNSIQSEINNALNTLTGQNVTINGAGRTDAKVHALGQTANFHISCSIPTEKFSAALNSKLPKDIVVTKTIEVPKDFHARFSAIGKQYEYKIYNHFCRSAIKHNYVWYFPSTLDIERMKDALQSVVGTHDFSQFMASGSDVKETVRTITRAEILSNAEGKEISVIFEGDGFLYKMVRMLVAAIIKIGVYKSSKEELEARLFSQQHCQNKWTAPPEGLFLNEVYYDKKNMHC, from the coding sequence GTGAGAAATCTAAAAATGACAATCGAGTACGATGGCACTAATTATTGCGGATGGCAAATCCAGAAAAATGGCAATAGTATTCAATCAGAGATCAACAATGCCCTTAATACTTTGACGGGGCAGAATGTGACCATAAATGGAGCTGGCAGAACAGATGCAAAAGTCCATGCTTTAGGACAGACTGCAAATTTTCATATTAGTTGCAGCATACCTACAGAAAAGTTTTCAGCCGCCTTAAACAGTAAATTACCAAAAGACATTGTTGTAACCAAAACAATTGAAGTGCCAAAGGATTTTCATGCGAGGTTTAGCGCTATTGGCAAACAGTACGAGTATAAGATTTACAACCACTTCTGTCGAAGCGCTATTAAGCATAACTATGTATGGTATTTTCCGTCAACTCTAGATATTGAACGGATGAAAGACGCATTACAATCTGTGGTAGGCACTCATGATTTTTCTCAGTTTATGGCAAGCGGAAGCGATGTGAAAGAGACAGTGCGCACCATTACACGTGCTGAAATACTTAGTAATGCAGAAGGAAAAGAGATATCTGTTATTTTTGAAGGTGACGGTTTTTTATATAAGATGGTACGCATGCTAGTAGCAGCAATAATAAAAATCGGGGTTTATAAGTCATCAAAAGAAGAGCTGGAAGCCAGGCTTTTCTCACAGCAACATTGCCAAAATAAATGGACAGCACCACCGGAAGGTTTGTTTCTCAATGAAGTGTATTACGATAAAAAAAATATGCATTGTTGA
- the rplM gene encoding 50S ribosomal protein L13, producing MKSYMAKPKEVERKWYVVDAEGKTLGRLSTQIAMVLMGKHKPEYTSHIDTGDYVIVINAEKVTLTGKKLDQKFHVRHTGYPGGQRKVSLRNVLDKHPERVIEHSVKGMLPKNRLGRQMYKKLKVYAGSEHAHQAQQPEALEV from the coding sequence ATGAAATCATATATGGCTAAGCCAAAAGAGGTTGAGCGTAAATGGTATGTCGTAGATGCTGAAGGCAAAACTCTTGGTCGTCTTTCAACACAAATTGCCATGGTTTTGATGGGAAAGCACAAACCAGAGTATACTAGTCACATTGATACAGGCGATTACGTTATCGTAATAAACGCTGAAAAGGTAACATTGACCGGTAAAAAACTGGATCAGAAATTCCACGTTCGACACACAGGCTACCCAGGTGGTCAAAGAAAAGTATCATTGAGAAACGTACTTGACAAGCATCCTGAACGAGTGATAGAGCATTCTGTGAAGGGGATGCTTCCTAAGAACCGATTAGGTCGTCAAATGTATAAAAAGCTTAAAGTTTATGCCGGCAGTGAGCATGCACATCAGGCTCAGCAACCTGAAGCCTTGGAAGTGTAG
- the rpsI gene encoding 30S ribosomal protein S9: MSNVVYWGTGRRKTSVARVRLVPGDGRIIINDKDINEYLNYETLREQVRSPLEKTNTLNKYDVLARVHGGGFTGQSGALRHGIARALVKADGELKDTLKKAGYLTRDARMVERKKYGLKKARRAPQFSKR, translated from the coding sequence ATGAGTAATGTAGTCTATTGGGGAACCGGACGACGAAAGACATCTGTTGCACGAGTTCGATTAGTACCTGGCGATGGTAGAATTATTATTAATGATAAAGATATCAATGAATATCTAAATTACGAAACGTTAAGAGAGCAAGTTAGAAGCCCGCTTGAAAAAACAAACACACTTAATAAGTACGATGTATTGGCTAGAGTGCATGGTGGCGGTTTTACAGGCCAATCCGGTGCACTAAGACACGGAATTGCCCGTGCGCTTGTGAAAGCTGATGGCGAATTGAAAGACACACTAAAAAAAGCAGGATATCTTACAAGAGATGCTCGTATGGTTGAGCGGAAAAAATACGGTCTTAAAAAAGCTCGTAGAGCTCCACAATTCTCGAAAAGATAA
- a CDS encoding tyrosine-type recombinase/integrase has product MRLPNGYGTVYKLSGNRRRPWIARKTTGWTDEGEQVCQTIGYYKTRQEALTALSDYNKNPYSVEASTVTFEELFERLKNEKFDKISRSNQLGYTAAFKKSEKLHQMRFVDVKHAHLQSVIDNCDKGWGTKKKIKVLFNQMYAYALKNDIDVRDYSKFVDLGRKDIGKKREVFTGKEINLLWDHVERMDYIDAILIMIYTGMRPGELITIKNQDINLEERYLRGGIKNENSMDRVIPLNEKIVPLIEKRMSSENEFFIANHKGEQMRYWNFYEEKWKRVMEQLQLSHRPHDCRHTFASLMDSAGANKVCIKRIMGHASKDITDKVYTHKDIRELIIEINKI; this is encoded by the coding sequence ATGAGATTGCCAAATGGATATGGAACAGTTTACAAATTAAGCGGAAATAGAAGACGGCCATGGATCGCCAGAAAAACAACAGGATGGACTGATGAAGGCGAACAGGTATGTCAGACCATCGGATATTATAAAACACGTCAGGAAGCACTTACAGCCCTTTCTGATTATAATAAAAACCCGTACTCCGTAGAAGCTTCCACTGTGACCTTTGAAGAATTATTCGAAAGGCTTAAAAACGAAAAATTTGATAAGATTTCGAGGAGTAATCAACTGGGGTATACTGCAGCATTTAAAAAGTCAGAAAAGCTGCATCAGATGAGATTTGTTGATGTTAAACACGCACATCTTCAGTCTGTTATTGATAATTGTGACAAGGGCTGGGGCACAAAGAAAAAAATTAAGGTTTTGTTTAACCAAATGTATGCTTATGCCCTTAAAAACGATATTGATGTCAGAGATTATTCAAAATTCGTTGATTTAGGAAGAAAGGATATCGGCAAAAAGAGAGAAGTATTTACAGGGAAAGAAATTAATTTACTGTGGGATCATGTTGAACGGATGGATTATATTGATGCGATACTTATTATGATTTATACTGGTATGCGACCTGGAGAGCTGATTACAATAAAAAATCAAGACATTAACCTGGAAGAACGATATCTTCGTGGTGGAATTAAAAATGAAAACAGCATGGACAGGGTGATTCCTCTAAACGAAAAAATTGTTCCCTTAATAGAGAAAAGAATGTCCTCTGAAAATGAATTCTTTATTGCCAACCACAAGGGAGAGCAGATGCGTTATTGGAATTTTTACGAGGAAAAATGGAAGAGAGTCATGGAGCAGCTGCAACTGAGTCATCGCCCTCATGATTGCCGGCACACCTTTGCCAGTCTGATGGATTCTGCCGGTGCAAACAAGGTTTGTATCAAAAGAATCATGGGCCATGCCAGTAAAGATATTACTGATAAGGTTTACACACATAAAGATATTCGAGAACTGATTATTGAAATTAATAAGATTTAG
- a CDS encoding Abi family protein, producing the protein MSSVYDKPFKSFEEQIALMQSRGIAVKKDSRTIEILSSISYYSLVNGYKNTFLKSPNVDIFIEGTTFEMIYYIYLLDSAIAGVLLKYILIIERSLKTKIAYHVSKSYGVHHDDYLDPRNYTTRSKTKTTQLLNALEKKCNSPYRNTTSYHYRHNKNHVPPWILVNDITFNQIISWYKAMNASDKDYVCQNMIPYSASPITIDNKKEFFIKAVTLLLDYRNSIAHGNKVFSPHIKSILPKDPLFLLINDEAVLSDNEFNKGLGQKDLYAVFASLILLTNNVDLLRSLFLDLTHVFRDYYDEMILNKTYFELLGLPDDIMDRLQKFSISKASFLKVESIDKNL; encoded by the coding sequence GTGTCATCGGTTTATGACAAGCCATTCAAGTCCTTTGAGGAACAAATTGCATTGATGCAAAGCAGGGGCATTGCAGTAAAAAAAGATTCCCGCACCATTGAAATACTGAGTTCTATTTCTTACTATTCTCTTGTAAATGGCTATAAAAACACTTTTTTAAAAAGCCCCAATGTTGACATATTTATTGAAGGAACAACATTCGAAATGATCTATTACATTTATTTGTTAGACTCAGCGATAGCTGGCGTATTATTGAAATATATCTTAATTATAGAGCGGTCATTAAAAACTAAAATAGCTTATCACGTGTCAAAAAGTTACGGTGTTCATCATGATGATTATTTAGATCCAAGAAATTATACCACCAGATCAAAAACCAAAACAACCCAACTTTTAAATGCACTGGAAAAGAAATGCAACTCTCCTTATCGAAATACCACTTCATACCACTACCGTCATAATAAAAATCACGTGCCGCCATGGATTCTTGTTAACGATATTACTTTCAATCAAATAATTTCCTGGTATAAAGCCATGAACGCCAGTGATAAAGATTATGTGTGTCAAAACATGATTCCATACAGCGCATCTCCAATAACAATCGATAACAAAAAAGAATTTTTCATTAAAGCTGTGACCTTGCTTTTGGACTATCGAAACTCAATTGCTCATGGAAATAAGGTCTTCTCACCACACATAAAAAGTATATTGCCTAAAGATCCACTCTTCCTATTAATAAACGATGAAGCCGTACTTTCCGATAATGAGTTTAATAAAGGGCTAGGGCAAAAGGATCTTTATGCTGTGTTTGCTTCATTAATTCTATTAACAAATAATGTGGATCTATTGCGCTCCTTATTCTTGGATTTAACACATGTTTTCCGCGATTATTACGATGAAATGATCCTCAATAAAACTTATTTTGAATTGTTAGGATTGCCGGATGATATAATGGATCGGTTGCAAAAATTTTCCATTAGCAAAGCTTCTTTTTTAAAGGTTGAGTCAATAGATAAGAACCTATAA
- a CDS encoding SIR2 family protein, with amino-acid sequence MNELKKIISEFKSLPYLFIGSGLSRRHLDTDDWEGLLKRFANMINTKSDSDSDYAYEKYHRQAINELRKQPEPYNDDSFLLPMVATMIQEDFDKKWFEDQQFSESRITLSKYVKNGVSPFKAEIAAFLKLRSDEANYNSDHNHELQSLKKAASRSINGVITTNFDTLIEDLFSDLEYEVYEGQQSLIFSPLNGIRDIFKIHGCCKKPDSITINHKDYTNFIKRNAYLSAKLITFFVEHPIIFLGYSITDNNIIKILESIVECLNSDNINELNNRLIFVQRGDGDGLIHVNNMIRQFGNKNIQMKQIKLDDYSIFYDELLNTKSRYSPRLLSQLKKDIFEMVVANKPSGKLIVAADIDDEQDINDIDVVIGVGMKQFAKQGVIGISTEEIFKDIIWNNLDLGSFPEMLVDFVNKALPKHLRDASGSLPFYKYIKDMDYSSLPRDISKHIKGDFDSFLNRNLLDNRKKRGDQYCSVQDVLVKNDELDKQLKELPLLTEDKINVDELGHFLKGSFPKDELLLQDPKAPHETDLRRIIKIYDWLLYKK; translated from the coding sequence TTGAATGAACTAAAAAAAATTATAAGTGAATTTAAATCGCTTCCATATTTATTTATAGGGTCTGGTCTATCGAGAAGACATCTTGACACTGACGACTGGGAGGGTTTATTAAAAAGATTTGCAAATATGATTAACACAAAGAGTGATAGTGATAGCGATTATGCTTATGAAAAATATCATAGACAAGCAATTAATGAATTGAGAAAACAACCTGAACCTTATAATGATGATTCTTTTTTATTGCCCATGGTCGCAACTATGATCCAAGAAGATTTTGATAAGAAATGGTTTGAAGATCAGCAATTCTCAGAAAGCAGGATCACGCTGTCAAAATATGTAAAAAATGGCGTTTCACCTTTCAAAGCAGAAATTGCTGCTTTTTTGAAATTGCGTTCCGATGAAGCAAACTATAATTCTGATCACAATCATGAATTACAATCGCTGAAGAAAGCAGCTTCTCGTTCAATCAATGGAGTTATAACCACAAATTTTGACACTTTAATTGAAGATTTGTTTTCTGATTTAGAGTATGAAGTATACGAAGGCCAACAAAGTCTTATTTTTTCTCCACTAAATGGAATTAGAGATATTTTTAAAATTCATGGATGTTGTAAAAAACCAGATAGTATTACAATAAATCACAAAGATTATACCAATTTTATCAAACGAAACGCCTATCTTTCTGCAAAACTGATCACTTTTTTTGTTGAACATCCAATTATCTTTCTTGGTTATAGCATCACAGATAACAATATTATAAAAATCCTTGAATCTATCGTAGAGTGTCTTAACAGTGATAATATAAATGAGTTAAATAATCGTTTGATTTTTGTTCAACGGGGAGATGGAGATGGTCTTATTCACGTTAATAATATGATTAGACAATTCGGCAACAAAAACATTCAAATGAAACAAATCAAATTAGATGATTATTCTATCTTTTATGACGAGTTGTTAAACACTAAATCCAGATATAGCCCGAGGCTTTTAAGCCAACTAAAAAAGGATATTTTCGAAATGGTTGTTGCGAACAAGCCAAGCGGAAAGTTAATTGTTGCTGCCGATATCGATGATGAGCAAGATATCAATGATATTGATGTTGTAATTGGCGTGGGGATGAAGCAGTTTGCCAAACAAGGAGTAATAGGCATAAGCACCGAGGAAATATTTAAGGATATAATATGGAATAATCTTGATCTTGGATCATTCCCTGAAATGCTTGTGGACTTTGTAAACAAGGCACTCCCTAAACATTTAAGGGATGCTTCTGGAAGCCTGCCTTTTTATAAGTACATTAAAGACATGGATTATTCATCTTTGCCTCGCGATATAAGTAAGCATATTAAAGGTGACTTTGATAGCTTTTTAAATAGAAACCTTCTCGATAACAGAAAAAAAAGAGGTGATCAGTATTGTTCTGTGCAGGATGTTCTAGTAAAAAATGATGAGCTAGATAAACAATTAAAAGAACTCCCCCTGTTGACGGAAGACAAAATAAACGTTGATGAACTTGGTCATTTTCTTAAGGGTTCTTTTCCAAAAGATGAACTGTTACTTCAGGACCCAAAAGCGCCTCATGAAACAGATCTAAGAAGAATCATAAAAATATACGATTGGTTATTATATAAAAAATAA
- a CDS encoding LexA family protein, which translates to MTLGERLKKMRKEKEVTQKELADIFSLGESTISFYEKGTRRPDYETLSKLADYFDVSTDYLLGRTDERKPGAGTGCKTIPIIGTIKAGIPLLAEDNHVADLELGELKADFALKVEGDSMSWAGIHAGDTALLIKQNVASHGDIVAAGVEEETWNATLKYYIQENGTLLLRAANPSYEDIIISPDHRIIGKVVHILKQPPTTSEYLALATDKEVRDQAWEKTIEQAAGLGMTPDMVRNMMVSMATLAKKNFK; encoded by the coding sequence ATGACCTTAGGTGAAAGATTAAAAAAAATGCGCAAAGAAAAAGAAGTTACGCAGAAAGAGCTAGCTGATATTTTTTCGTTGGGTGAATCTACAATTTCTTTTTATGAAAAAGGAACACGAAGGCCGGACTACGAAACCTTATCAAAGCTTGCCGACTATTTTGACGTGTCCACCGATTATCTCCTCGGAAGAACAGACGAACGAAAACCCGGTGCTGGTACAGGATGCAAAACCATCCCCATCATCGGCACAATCAAAGCCGGGATTCCGCTCCTGGCAGAAGATAATCACGTTGCAGATTTAGAACTGGGCGAACTCAAAGCAGATTTTGCTTTAAAGGTCGAGGGAGATTCCATGAGCTGGGCCGGGATCCACGCCGGTGATACTGCTCTATTAATAAAACAGAACGTCGCCAGTCATGGCGATATCGTCGCTGCCGGTGTAGAAGAAGAGACCTGGAACGCCACCTTAAAATATTACATACAGGAAAACGGCACGCTTCTTTTGCGTGCCGCCAATCCATCTTATGAAGATATCATTATTTCACCGGATCACCGGATCATTGGTAAAGTGGTCCACATCCTCAAGCAGCCACCAACAACCAGCGAATATTTAGCGCTGGCCACCGATAAAGAAGTGCGGGATCAAGCCTGGGAAAAAACCATTGAGCAAGCCGCCGGACTTGGCATGACACCGGATATGGTAAGAAATATGATGGTTTCCATGGCTACACTGGCTAAGAAAAATTTTAAGTAG
- a CDS encoding helix-turn-helix transcriptional regulator, whose amino-acid sequence MEKLRELRRKANITQLDMSKRLGISESYYCQLENGSRRMSLAVAIKISEILNATVEDIFLIENMAKRQVENNDNGPAA is encoded by the coding sequence ATGGAAAAACTTAGAGAGTTAAGAAGAAAAGCCAATATAACTCAATTAGATATGTCCAAAAGACTAGGAATATCAGAAAGTTATTACTGTCAGTTAGAAAATGGCAGCAGAAGGATGTCGTTAGCAGTGGCAATAAAAATATCTGAAATACTTAATGCGACAGTAGAAGATATTTTTTTGATTGAAAACATGGCGAAACGACAAGTTGAAAACAACGACAACGGCCCAGCGGCGTAA